The genomic interval ACCTCGGCTATCCGAAAAGTACGGCATCCCGGTTACTCAAACAGTTGTCGGAAACCGGTTTTCTGGATCGTGATAGCCGCACGCTGGCGTATCAGCCCAGCCTGCTGCTGCTGGAAGTGACCTATCTGGTGCGCCACAACTCCAACCTGAGTGATCACATCGAGCAGGTGTTGCAGCGTCTGTGTCAGCAGACCGGGCACACCGGCTATATTTCTATGCTCAGCGGCCACGATGTGCTGGTGTTGCGGGTGGTGCCCGGCGTACATGCGCTGCGGGTGATTACCCATCCGGGCACCCGATCGCCCGCCTGGGGAACCTCTACCGGACGCGCGCTGTTGGCGTATCTGCCCGAGAGCGAGCTGGCGCGCCAGTATCGCCCGGTGCTGGCGCCGGAAAAAGCGGCGGCCATGTCGTTCGCCGCGCTGGAAGAGAAGGTGAGAGTGATCGCCCAGCGTCAGTGGGCGTCGGCGGTGGATGAATCGGTGCCGGGTGCGGCGTCGGTCAGTTGTGCGGTCAGCGACCCACATAGCGGTGAAACCCTGGCGTTTTGCCTGACATTCCCCTCTTCCATTGCCGATGAGCAGGAGATCGCCAACCTGGCTGAATTGGTCAGCCAGGCCGCCAGGCAGGTGGGCAAAACCGTCGGCGATCCCCGTTGGCTGACGGGAGATTATGTGGCTGAGTAGCTGTTCAGGCTGAATCGGTTGTGCCCATGGCGGCCATTCGGCCTCGGATTTGTTGATCCATTTCTCGGAATGGGGATAGGGCCGGCTGAGCCGGTCGTTTTTTTGGTTAACATGACCCCTTTGGGAAAGACAGGAAGATCAACGGAAGATGAAAAAGAAGAGACCCGTACTGCAAGACGTCGCCGACCGTGTGGGCGTCACCAAGATGACGGTCAGCCGTTATCTGCGTGACCCTGCGCTGGTGTCGGCGGCGTTGCAAGGCAAAATTGCCGCTGCGCTGGACGAGCTGGGTTATATCCCCAACCGAGCGCCGCATATTCTGGCCAATGATACCAGCCGGGCCATCGGTATTTTGTTGCCGTCGCTGACCAACCAGGTGTTCGCCGAAGTGTTGCGCGGCATCGAACGGGTGACGGAAGCGCGCGGGTATCAGACCATGCTGGCGCACTACGGTTATCTGCCGGAAATGGAAGAAAAGCGTCTGATGTCATTGCTATCCTTCCATATTGACGGTCTGATTTTGGCGGAGCGTCGGCATACGGCGCGTACCCGCCAGATGATCGCCGTGGCGGGCATCCCGGTGGTGGAGCTGATGGACTCGGTATCGCCCTGCCTGGATATGGCGGTGGGGTTTGACAACGTCGCCGCCGCCCGGCATATGACGGAACACATGATCGCCAGCGGCCGCCGCCATGTGGTGTATCTGGGCGCGCGATTGGACGAGCGCACGCTGATGAAGCAGCAAGGCTACGAGCAGGCGATGCAGGCGGCGGGGCTGCGCTGCCATAGCGTGATGATCGAAAACCCGTCGTCTTATACCATCGGGGGCGATCTGTTCCGTCGCGCCAGAGTGGAATATCCAGCGATGGACAGCGTGTTTTGTACCAATGACGATTTGGCGATCGGCGCGATGTTCGAGTGTCAACGTCAGGGGATCCGGGTGCCGGAGGAGATCGGTATCGCCGGTTTCCATGGCCACGATATCGGCCAGGTGACGGTTCCGCGATTGACCAGCATACTGACGCCGCGCGAGCGCATCGGCGAAACCGGGGCGACCCAGCTACTGGCGCGCTTGAACGGTGAAACGGTGGAACACCCGATCGTGGATGTGGGGTTCTCCATTCAGCAGGGCGAAAGCCTGTAAGCGGCAGTTCCCGTCCAGTTTGATGCCGGGCGGTGGAACATCAATAAACAGCGGGGCGTTCCTCAGGGAAGCGCCCCGCTGTTTTTGGGGCCGGTCATGGCGTTCAGGCGCTCCCGTTTCGTGACGGCGCGGAGCACAGGGTTATGCCGACTGGCGCGCCTGATACGCCTGCAGTGCGGCCACGCAGTGTTCCACCACCTGATCCAGTGAGCCGTCGATACTGACGCTGAGCACGTCGGCTTCATCGGTTCCCGGTTCTTCCAGCGCGTCGAACTGGCTTTTCAGCAGTTCGGTCGGCATGAAGTGCCCGGCTCGTGCCTGATGACGTTGCAGCACCAGCTCGAAGCTGCCATTCAGGTGGATGAATACCATGCCTTCGTTATCGGCGCGCAGCAGGTCGCGATAGCGTTTTTTCAATGCGGAACAGACGATAATGCCGGTTTCGTTCTTGTGGTACAGGCTGTAAGCGGCGTCGTTCAGGCGTTGCAGCCAGGGGGCGCGATCGTCGTCGTTCAATGGCTGGCCGCCGGCCATTTTCTGGATATTGGCGCGTGGGTGCAGGTCGTCCCCGTCAATGAATTTCGCGCCGATTCTCTTGGCTAACCCCGCGCCCACGCTAGATTTTCCGCTGCCGGATACGCCCATCAGAATAATGCTCTGTCCTGACATAATTTGATCTCTATCGCAAAGTGTAAATTAAGTGCGTCTTACTGGTATCGAATTTTAACATGTTACCGGTATCATGATACCCGTAACATCATGAGTCGTGACGCTTATCACAAGGAACTTTCCCTGAACGCCACGTCTATAACGATCTGTAGCGGGACGTTTCCCATAAGACCGGGATCGCTCGTGAAAGAACAGCAATAAGCTCCTCATCCGACCTCTGTTTCCCAACAGCGGGCGGTGAGGCATTACCGGAGAACGTTATGCCATTGGTTATTGTCGCAGTGGGCGTCGCATTGCTGCTGGTGCTGATGATTCGCTTCAAACTGAACGGGTTTATCGCCCTGATTCTGGTCGCGCTGGCGGTCGGCGTCATGCAGGGGATGCCGGTCAACAAGGTTATTGCCTCCATCAAGAGCGGTGTCGGCGGCACCCTGGGTAGCCTGGCGCTGATCATGGGGTTCGGCGCCATGCTGGGGAAAATGCTGGCCGACTGCGGCGGCGCCCAGCGTATCGCCACCACGTTGATCGACCGTTTCGGTCGTAAACATATTCAGTGGGCGATTGTACTGACCGGGTTCACCGTCGGTTTCGCCCTGTTCTACGAAGTGGGGTTCGTACTGCTGCTGCCGCTGGTGTTCAGCATCGTGGCTTCCGCCCGTATTCCACTGCTGTACGCCGGGGTACCGATGGCCGCCGCGCTGTCCGTCACCCACGGTTTCCTGCCGCCGCACCCAGGGCCGACCGCCATCGCTTCCCTGTTCCATGCCGATATGGGTAAAACCCTGCTGTACGGTACGCTGCTGGGGATCCCGACGGTGATTCTGGCCGGCCCGGTTTATGCCCGTTTTCTGAAGAAGATCGACAAGCCGGTACCGGAAGGTTTGTATAACCCGAAACAGTTCACCGAAGAGGAAATGCCGAGTTTTAGCATCAGCGTGTTCACCGCGCTGGTACCGGTACTGCTGATGGCGTTGCGCGCCGTGGCGGAAATGGTGTTGCCGAAAGGCCATGCCTTCCTGGCTTACGCCGAATTCTTCGGCGACCCGGTGATGGCTACCCTGATCGCGGTACTGATCGCCATTTTCACCTTCGGGTTGAACCGCGGCCGCTCGATGGATGAAGTGATGTCCACCATTACCGACTCCATCAAAATCATCGCCATGATGCTGCTGATCCTCGGCGGCGGCGGCGCCTTTAAACAGGTGCTGGTGGACAGTGGCGTGGATAAATACATCGCCGGGATGATGCACGACAGCGGCGTTTCACCGCTGCTGTTGGGCTGGCTGATTGCCGCCGTGCTGCGTCTGGCGCTGGGTTCCGCCACCGTGGCGGCGCTGACCGCCGGCGGCATCGTCGCGCCGATCATCGCCACCAGCGGTGTCAGCCCGGAACTGATGGTGATCGCGGTCGGCTCCGGCAGCGTGATCTTCTCTCACGTTAACGACCCCGGTTTCTGGCTGTTCAAGGAGTATTTCAACCTGACCATCGGCGAAACGCTGAAATCCTGGTCGGCGCTGGAAACCATCATCGCCGTGTGCGGCCTGGTCGGCTGTTTGCTGTTAGGCATGGTGGTGTAATCGGGCATGGCCTGAAGTGACACGCCGCCTTCTCAATGAAGGCGGCGTTGATGTCCACATCTTCCGGGCCGTCAGCATCATCCCCGCACTCGGCGGGGAAGCGCTATAACTTCAGATAGGCCCGAATGCCGTCCAGAAACATTTGGGTGGAAATCATCACCAGTACCAGCCCCATCAGACGTTCCAGCGCGTTGACGCCTTTGTCTCCCAGCAGTCGCAGAAACAGGTTCGACAACAGCAATACCGTGATCGTAATCGCCCAGGCGATGAACAGCGCCAGCGTCAGGTGCGGCAACTGATTGGGATACTGGTGGGAGAGTAGCATCAACGCCGCCAGAATCGACGGCCCGGCCACCATCGGGATCGCCAGCGGCACCAGAAAGGGTTCGTCCCCGGCGGGCAAACCGCTGGTAAAGCCTTCCTGCGAAGGGAAAATCATGCGAATGGCGATCAGGAACAGTACGATGCCGCCGGAGATGGAGACGGTCTCCGTGCGCAGGTTCAGGAACGCCAGGATCTTTTCCCCCGCGAACAGAAATACCAGCATCACGGCCAATGCGATAATCATCTCGCGAATCAGCACCTTACGTCGCCGTTTGGGATCCAGGTGCTTCAGCACGGACATGAATATCGGCAGGTTGCCGAGAGGATCCATAATCAGTAGCAACAGTACGGTTGCCGAGATCATTTCCGTCATGATGGGGGTGCGCTCCTATTAGGCTTACTGCTGAAAAGGCCCGTGGCATCGAATAAATTCACTTGCGACTTCTGATACATTTTGTAAGGTTGAACGTCATCACTTTAAAGTATGTTTACTGTCGGCAACGGCAGTCAGGCTTCATTTTCGTCACCTCCAGGCAGGACAGTTACCATGAAAAATGTTGGTTTTATCGGCTGGCGCGGTATGGTCGGTTCAGTGCTCATGCAGCGTATGGTGGAAGAGCGCGATTTCGATCTCATTCGCCCGGTATTTTTCTCCACCTCTCAGCACGGTCAGCCAGCGCCGACGCTGGGCGGGCACCAGGGCGTGCTGCATGATGCCTACAATCTTGAGGCGTTACGCGCGCTGGATATCATCATTACCTGTCAGGGTGGCGATTATACCAACGAAATTTACCCGAAGCTGCGTGAAAGTGGCTGGCAGGGGTACTGGATCGACGCAGCATCGTCTCTGCGTATGAAGGATGACGCGATTATCATCCTCGACCCGGTGAACCTCGGCGTGATCAAGTCAGGTCTGGATAACGGCATCAAAACCTTTGTCGGCGGCAACTGCACCGTCAGCCTGATGCTGATGTCGTTGGGCGGTCTGTTCGCCAACGATCTGGTGGAGTGGGCGTCCGTCGCTACCTATCAGGCGGCTTCCGGTGCCGGTGCGCGCAACATGCGCGAACTGCTGGTACAGATGGGGCAGTTGAATGCCGAGGTCGCGAGCGAGCTCAGCGATCCGGCTTCCGCGATTCTGGATATCGAACGTAAGGTGACGGCGCTATCACGCGGCGGTCTGGCGGTGGAAAACTTCGGCGTTCCGCTGGCGGGCAGCCTGATCCCCTGGATCGACAAACAACTGGAAAACGGCCAGAGCCGCGAAGAGTGGAAAGGCCAGGCGGAAACCAACAAGATTCTGAACACCGCCAGCACCATTCCCGTCGACGGTCTGTGTGTTCGTATCGGCGCGCTGCGCTGCCACAGCCAGGCGTTTACGCTGAAATTGAAGAAAGACGTGTCGATTCCGGAAATCGAGCAGATGCTGGCGACCCACAATGACTGGGTGAAAGTGGTGCCGAATGACCGTGAAATCACCATGCGCGAACTGACTCCGGCTGCGGTGACTGGCACGCTGTCTACCCCGGTGGGCCGTCTGCGTAAACTGAATATGGGGCCGCAGTATCTGTCGGCGTTCACCGTGGGCGACCAGTTGCTGTGGGGCGCGGCTGAACCGCTGCGCCGTATGTTGCGCATCCTGTTGTAACGGATGTGTTGTAACGGATATTGTGTGTCGCTGATGGCGCCGCCCCTAAGGGCGGCGCCATTTTTTTATCGCAATGCCGTCATCGCCGTTGCGGATCAAAATACATGTTCGGTTTGCCAGCTGACCCTACCTGCCAGTTGTTCTTCGATTTGCGATGCATTATGGGGTTCGATAAATGCCGGGATGACGGTTTGCGCATGGGTCAGATTCGCCAGCATCAACTGATCCGACAAACGGGGATGCACATTCCACGGTAGCCAGCGCGCTCGCCCGGCTTGTAGCATCATCATGGCGGGCGAGCTATAGGGAATTTGCCCGCTGAAGATGAAATGGAAGCGATCAGCCTGGGAGCGTAGCGCGGCGGATAGCCCGCTGCTGGCGGTGCCGTCGCTACAGATGATCACGTCGTCCGGGCGGTAGGGCCGGGCGCTTTGGTGCGACAGCAGGTGATGAAGGTACTGTCGCAGGTAGGGGATTTGGCTGTCGATGAGCAGTTTGATTTCCTGCTGAACCTGTGAACACAGACGCGGCACGACGCCGTATTCCATCAGGTAGAGCGCCATATCCGGCGCGCGTCCCCAGCCGGGAACGCCGATCAGCGCGCCGTCGCGGCATGCCTGTAGCATGATGGCTTTTTGTTCCGCCAGTGACTGGGCGCGGTCGCCGTAGGAGGCATCCGTAATCAGCAATGCGGCTTCCGGCGGCAGGTCGAACGGAAACAGCGAGGATTCGGTGCTCCAGTCGCCGGTGTAGGTCAGGCCGCCGCCCGCGACGACATGCATCCAGATACCGCCGGGGGAGTGACCGCTACGCCCGGTGATCATCAACACCGGCCCGATTTCACAGCGGCCGTGTTCCGGCAGGATACGGCGATCCTCCTCGGCTACCCATGTCGCTGGAATTTGCCGCCAGACCCGCTCGGTGGCGTACACCGGCGGATAACCCCACGCTTCGCGCAGTATCAGGCCGCCGCAGTGATCGATATGCGCATGGCTCAGACAGATGGCGTCCGGCGGAGGTAATTCACCGATATCGGGAAGCTGCCCTGGCCGCGGTCCCTCTCCCAGATCCAACATTAAACGGAAGCCGTCGACTTCTACCATGAATGCGGCGGGACTTTTTCCCCCTACTCCGCTGACGGCGATCAGGGTTGGCATAATGTGTCTCCTTTCACGATGGCATAACTCCACCTGGCGTGTGCCGGTCAATAATAAAATAACACTCAAGGGGCGTACCGATGTCGACAGTTGTCCGGTTTTGTTCACTGTGCGGCGATGCCTCCCGGTGTAGGAAAGATAATCAGCGATGCAACGATGTTAACCTGTGAGAAAGCCGACAGAATCCGGTATTTCTGCGGGCAACATGGTAATAAACCAGCATCATATGTCGTTTTGAGACGCTATCGGCCAACATCTTCCGCAGATTATCGGCAGCGAGTGGCAGAAAGTTGATGAAATTGTTCTCAGGACAGCCCGGACGGGGTGCGGCATAATGTCGGGCGAGTGCTAACCAGACAAGGGCGCGGGTTTCTTTTTTGCGAGGGGTGTGATGCAACGACTGACAATCTCCATGGACGATCAACTGGCCGCCGATTTTGATGACCTGATGGCGCGCAAAGGGTACGCCAACCGTTCGGAAGCGTTCCGCGATATGCTGCGTCGCGAGTTGGGTGAAATGACGGTGGCGTCGGATCGCAATGGCGAATGCGTAGCGGTACTGAGCTATGTCTACGACCACCACGAACGTCAATTGTCCAGCCGGCTGGCGGGCATGCAGCACGATCATCACAGCCTGACCGTTTCCACTATGCATACCCATCTGAGCCATGACGAATGCGTGGAGACGGTGATTCTGCGCGGCCAAACCTGGCAAGTGGAACAGTTCGCCGAGCAGGTGATCGCCGAGACGGGCGTGCGCCACGGCAGGTTGAACCTGATCCCGCTATACCTCGAATAAACCGCGCCGCAGCGGGGCGACTTCATACGATGAACGGCAAAGCCGCCAGGCGTCGGCTCGGGGCCCGGCCAGCCGAAGCGTGAAGAATATCGTTAGACGTTTTGTGACGAATGCACGTCCTGTTATTACCTCAGATCAAGGAAGTATGAAATTTTCCAAAAACTTCATACGAAAGGGTTAACCGGTATCCGGCTATTTGTTATAAGTCGGCAGGAATTCCCCTCTTCCTTCAGATTTTGTTGCATCTTTCTCCTGCGGGCAGAGGCTCGTGCCGCACCAGGCACAGCGCGATCGCGCCGTTTGCCGTTCCCTGATTTCACTTGTCCCGGACGGATTGCCGCGATCTTGAATGTATCGCTATTCGACAGAAAGGATATGTGTGTGAGTCAGCTTGCCATCGAGAATGACCAGCCGTTGCTGGATGACGTTCAACGCTACTGGCGCGGCCGCGCCGCCGACTACAGCCAGATCAATATTGGCGAGCTGGCTATGCCTAAACGCGCCGTCTGGTTGGCGAAGATACTTGAACAGGCGCCGCAAAAACCGGTGTTGCGGGTGTTGGATATCGGCACCGGGCCGGGTTTTTTCGCGGTGACGCTGGCGCTGGCGGGGCATCGTGTGACGGCGGTGGACGTCACGCAAGCGATGCTCGATCAAGCTCGCGCTAACGCCGCGCATTATCGGACGACGATCGATTTTGTGCACAGCGACGTGCACGCATTGCCGTTTGCGGACAACGGTTTCGATCTGGTGGTTTCCCGCAACGTGACCTGGAATCTGACCGACCCGCAACGGGCTTATCAGGAGTGGCGGCGAGTATTGGCGCCGGGCGGGCGACTGATCAACTTTGACGCTAACTGGTATCTGCAACTGTTCGATGCATCCAGCCGGCGCGGTTATCTGGCGGATCGCGCCAATGCCCGCGAACAGGGGCTGGACGATCACTACGTCAATACCGACACCCAGGCGATGGAGGCGATCGCCCGGCAATTACCGCTCAGCCGGGAACAGCGCCCGGCATGGGATTCAGCCGCGCTGCTGGCATGTGGTTTTCGCCGGATTTGGCTGGAAACTGACGTCGGTGACGCGCTGTGGGACGAAACGGAGAAAGTGAATTACGCCTCGACGCCGATGTTTATGGTTTGTGCTGAAAAATAGGGAGCAGGCAATGACATTGACCCGCTGGTTATTGGTGTTGCTGTTGGCGGCGTTGGCGTTGTACGGCGTCAGCGCGCTGGCGACGCCGACGGACAATATACTGAATTACGCCAGTACCAAGGATATCCGCGATATCAATCCCCACCTGTACGGCGGCGAAATGGCGGCGCAGAACATGGTGTTCGAGCCGCTGGTGATCAATACCGATCAGGGGGTGAAACCCTGGCTGGCGCAGCGTTGGGATATCTCGCCCGACGGCCTGCACTACCGTTTTTATCTGCGTCCGGGGGTGACGTTCAGCGACGGCGAGCCGTTCAACGCGCAGGCGGTTAAGCTCAACATCGACGCGGTGCTGGCCAATTTGCCGCGCCACGCCTGGCTGGAACTGGCGCGACAGATCGACCAGGTCAGCGTGGTGGACGCATTGACGCTGGATATCACGCTGAAAAATCCCTACTACCCGACGCTGATTGAGTTGGGGTTGACGCGGCCGTTCCGTTTCCTCTCGCCGCGCTGCTTTAATCACGGTCAGACCAAAGACGGCGTGCGCTGTTATGCAGGCACCGGCCCCTGGCTGTTGGCGCAGCATGTGACACAGCAATACGCCCGTTTTGACGCCAACCCGCATTACTGGGGGGCGAAGCCGGCGCTGGCCGGCGTGGAGTGGCGGGTGATCCCGGATGGACAAAGCCTGTTGCTGGCGCTGCGTAAAGGCGATATCCAGCTGATTTTCGGCGCCGACGGCGACATGTTGGACGGCGATAACTTTGCCGCATTGCAGGCTTCCGGCCAGTTTCGCACCGCCATCAGTGAACCGGTAGCATCGCGGGCGTTGGTGCTGAACAGCAGTCGTCCGATTGTTGCGGATCAACGCCTGCGCCAGGCATTGCAATACGCGGTAGATAAAGAAGCCATCGCCCAGGGCGTGATGGCGGGCGGCGAAAGCGTGGCGCAGACGCTGCTGGCGCGTTCGGTGCCTTACGCCGATATCCCTGACTTGCCGGTTTACGCTTATGATCCGGCACGAGCGGCGGCGTTGCTCGATGAGGCGGGGTGGCGTCGCGAGGGCAACGGCATTCGCAGTAAACAGGGGATGCCGCTGCGGCTGGTGTTTTCCTACAACAGCAACAATGCCAACGAACGGGCGATCGCCGAAGTGATCCAGAGCCAGTTCCGGCAGGTCGGCGTCGAGCTGGTGCTGCTGGGCGAGGAGAAACAGGCGTATCTGGATCGGCAAAAATCCGGCGATTTCGACCTGCAGTATTCGCTGTCGTGGGGCAAACCCTATGACCCGCAATCCTACGTTTCATCATTCCGCATTCCGGCGCACGCCGATTATCAGGGGCAGAAAGGGTTGCCGGATAAAGCGGAGATCGACCGTATGATCGGCGACGTATTGATTGCTCACGATGAGAACGCGCGGCGGGCACTGTATCGCCAGATCCTGACCCGGCTGGCGCAGGAGGCGGTATATATTCCGCTCACCTATTCCCGTACCCGGGCGGTGTTCAACCAGACGCTGCAAGGCGTTGCCTTTAATCCGTCGCAGTATGAAATTCCGTTCGAAAACATGTCGTTCCAGCGATAACGGCACGCGAATGGCGCGTTATCTGCTGCGGCGGCTCGGTACGATGTTGCCGCTGGTGCTGGCGATATCGCTGGCGACCTTTACCTTGATTCGTTTGTCGCCGTCCGATCCGGCGGAAGTGGCGCTGCGGGTCAACGCGGTGGTGCCGACCGACGCCGCTATCGCCCTGACGCGCCAGCAACTGGGGCTGGATCGCCCGTTCGGCGCGCAGTATCTCGACTGGCTGTCGCGCGCGCTGCGGC from Musicola paradisiaca NCPPB 2511 carries:
- a CDS encoding YhgN family NAAT transporter encodes the protein MTEMISATVLLLLIMDPLGNLPIFMSVLKHLDPKRRRKVLIREMIIALAVMLVFLFAGEKILAFLNLRTETVSISGGIVLFLIAIRMIFPSQEGFTSGLPAGDEPFLVPLAIPMVAGPSILAALMLLSHQYPNQLPHLTLALFIAWAITITVLLLSNLFLRLLGDKGVNALERLMGLVLVMISTQMFLDGIRAYLKL
- the nikR gene encoding nickel-responsive transcriptional regulator NikR, which codes for MQRLTISMDDQLAADFDDLMARKGYANRSEAFRDMLRRELGEMTVASDRNGECVAVLSYVYDHHERQLSSRLAGMQHDHHSLTVSTMHTHLSHDECVETVILRGQTWQVEQFAEQVIAETGVRHGRLNLIPLYLE
- the gntR gene encoding gluconate operon transcriptional repressor GntR; this encodes MKKKRPVLQDVADRVGVTKMTVSRYLRDPALVSAALQGKIAAALDELGYIPNRAPHILANDTSRAIGILLPSLTNQVFAEVLRGIERVTEARGYQTMLAHYGYLPEMEEKRLMSLLSFHIDGLILAERRHTARTRQMIAVAGIPVVELMDSVSPCLDMAVGFDNVAAARHMTEHMIASGRRHVVYLGARLDERTLMKQQGYEQAMQAAGLRCHSVMIENPSSYTIGGDLFRRARVEYPAMDSVFCTNDDLAIGAMFECQRQGIRVPEEIGIAGFHGHDIGQVTVPRLTSILTPRERIGETGATQLLARLNGETVEHPIVDVGFSIQQGESL
- the nikA gene encoding nickel ABC transporter substrate-binding protein, translating into MTLTRWLLVLLLAALALYGVSALATPTDNILNYASTKDIRDINPHLYGGEMAAQNMVFEPLVINTDQGVKPWLAQRWDISPDGLHYRFYLRPGVTFSDGEPFNAQAVKLNIDAVLANLPRHAWLELARQIDQVSVVDALTLDITLKNPYYPTLIELGLTRPFRFLSPRCFNHGQTKDGVRCYAGTGPWLLAQHVTQQYARFDANPHYWGAKPALAGVEWRVIPDGQSLLLALRKGDIQLIFGADGDMLDGDNFAALQASGQFRTAISEPVASRALVLNSSRPIVADQRLRQALQYAVDKEAIAQGVMAGGESVAQTLLARSVPYADIPDLPVYAYDPARAAALLDEAGWRREGNGIRSKQGMPLRLVFSYNSNNANERAIAEVIQSQFRQVGVELVLLGEEKQAYLDRQKSGDFDLQYSLSWGKPYDPQSYVSSFRIPAHADYQGQKGLPDKAEIDRMIGDVLIAHDENARRALYRQILTRLAQEAVYIPLTYSRTRAVFNQTLQGVAFNPSQYEIPFENMSFQR
- a CDS encoding gluconokinase, yielding MSGQSIILMGVSGSGKSSVGAGLAKRIGAKFIDGDDLHPRANIQKMAGGQPLNDDDRAPWLQRLNDAAYSLYHKNETGIIVCSALKKRYRDLLRADNEGMVFIHLNGSFELVLQRHQARAGHFMPTELLKSQFDALEEPGTDEADVLSVSIDGSLDQVVEHCVAALQAYQARQSA
- a CDS encoding MBL fold metallo-hydrolase, with amino-acid sequence MPTLIAVSGVGGKSPAAFMVEVDGFRLMLDLGEGPRPGQLPDIGELPPPDAICLSHAHIDHCGGLILREAWGYPPVYATERVWRQIPATWVAEEDRRILPEHGRCEIGPVLMITGRSGHSPGGIWMHVVAGGGLTYTGDWSTESSLFPFDLPPEAALLITDASYGDRAQSLAEQKAIMLQACRDGALIGVPGWGRAPDMALYLMEYGVVPRLCSQVQQEIKLLIDSQIPYLRQYLHHLLSHQSARPYRPDDVIICSDGTASSGLSAALRSQADRFHFIFSGQIPYSSPAMMMLQAGRARWLPWNVHPRLSDQLMLANLTHAQTVIPAFIEPHNASQIEEQLAGRVSWQTEHVF
- a CDS encoding class I SAM-dependent methyltransferase gives rise to the protein MCVSQLAIENDQPLLDDVQRYWRGRAADYSQINIGELAMPKRAVWLAKILEQAPQKPVLRVLDIGTGPGFFAVTLALAGHRVTAVDVTQAMLDQARANAAHYRTTIDFVHSDVHALPFADNGFDLVVSRNVTWNLTDPQRAYQEWRRVLAPGGRLINFDANWYLQLFDASSRRGYLADRANAREQGLDDHYVNTDTQAMEAIARQLPLSREQRPAWDSAALLACGFRRIWLETDVGDALWDETEKVNYASTPMFMVCAEK
- the asd gene encoding aspartate-semialdehyde dehydrogenase, with the protein product MKNVGFIGWRGMVGSVLMQRMVEERDFDLIRPVFFSTSQHGQPAPTLGGHQGVLHDAYNLEALRALDIIITCQGGDYTNEIYPKLRESGWQGYWIDAASSLRMKDDAIIILDPVNLGVIKSGLDNGIKTFVGGNCTVSLMLMSLGGLFANDLVEWASVATYQAASGAGARNMRELLVQMGQLNAEVASELSDPASAILDIERKVTALSRGGLAVENFGVPLAGSLIPWIDKQLENGQSREEWKGQAETNKILNTASTIPVDGLCVRIGALRCHSQAFTLKLKKDVSIPEIEQMLATHNDWVKVVPNDREITMRELTPAAVTGTLSTPVGRLRKLNMGPQYLSAFTVGDQLLWGAAEPLRRMLRILL
- the gntT gene encoding gluconate transporter — translated: MPLVIVAVGVALLLVLMIRFKLNGFIALILVALAVGVMQGMPVNKVIASIKSGVGGTLGSLALIMGFGAMLGKMLADCGGAQRIATTLIDRFGRKHIQWAIVLTGFTVGFALFYEVGFVLLLPLVFSIVASARIPLLYAGVPMAAALSVTHGFLPPHPGPTAIASLFHADMGKTLLYGTLLGIPTVILAGPVYARFLKKIDKPVPEGLYNPKQFTEEEMPSFSISVFTALVPVLLMALRAVAEMVLPKGHAFLAYAEFFGDPVMATLIAVLIAIFTFGLNRGRSMDEVMSTITDSIKIIAMMLLILGGGGAFKQVLVDSGVDKYIAGMMHDSGVSPLLLGWLIAAVLRLALGSATVAALTAGGIVAPIIATSGVSPELMVIAVGSGSVIFSHVNDPGFWLFKEYFNLTIGETLKSWSALETIIAVCGLVGCLLLGMVV
- a CDS encoding IclR family transcriptional regulator → MSILNSAAAVLQLMSRLKRSVTVSDVVEHLGYPKSTASRLLKQLSETGFLDRDSRTLAYQPSLLLLEVTYLVRHNSNLSDHIEQVLQRLCQQTGHTGYISMLSGHDVLVLRVVPGVHALRVITHPGTRSPAWGTSTGRALLAYLPESELARQYRPVLAPEKAAAMSFAALEEKVRVIAQRQWASAVDESVPGAASVSCAVSDPHSGETLAFCLTFPSSIADEQEIANLAELVSQAARQVGKTVGDPRWLTGDYVAE